The nucleotide sequence TCAAGAATGTAGAGGTTGTTGGCCAAAGACTTGGAGCTGATAAAGAGGTCATTATGCTCCTTCAACATATGATTCTGTCCCATCATTATGAGCCTGAGTACGGTAGTCCTGTAAAACCAATGCTTCCAGAGGCTGAGATACTGCACTATCTGGATATCATAGATGCAAGAATGTTTGATATGACCAGAGTTACAAAAGAAATCAGCGGTGGAACCTTCTCTGAAAGGCTATGGTCATTGGAAAACAGAAGAATATATAAACCGATGCTGGAAAGAGAAGAATAATTCACAATTAGGACATCATTTGATGTCCTTAAAAATTGCATTAAAAATTTTACATAGAAAAAGATATATATGAGAAACTAAAGAGTTTACAAATTGGAGGATTAACTATGACGGAAGAAAGAGAAGCAAAAGTATTTAAGGACCGTTGGTGGATTCTATTGATAGTGGTAATCTCACCCTTTATGTCAACCCTGGACAGCAGTATTGTAAATGTGGCACTGCCGGTAATGGCTGATGAGATGTCCGTAGATATGGCTTCTATAGAATGGGTAGTTACCAGTTACTTAATTGTAATATCCGGAACCATATTGTTTTTTGGGAGACTTGGAGATATAAAAGGAAAGACCACAGTGTTCAAATGGGGATTTTTTATATTTACCCTTGGCTCACTATTTTGCGGGATAGCAAAAACTCTTCCCATGCTTATAATTTCAAGAGTAGTACAGGCTATAGGTGCTGCAGGAACTATGGCAAACAGCCAGGGAATTATTACGCACATATTTCCTTCAAAGGAGAGAGGCCGGGCTTTGGGAATATCTGCAACCGCCGTTGCCCTTGGAACTATGATTGGACCACCACTAGGGGGCTTAATAGTATCAGCCTTTAAATGGCAGTACATATTTTTAATTAATGTACCTGTTGGAATTGTTGCTATTATTGCTGCTATGAGAATACTGCCTAAGGGGGCCAGAAAAGATGAAAGTATAGACTTAAAAGGAGCCATATTATTTGGAATATCTATTGCTCTTACTTTCTATACACTTTCAAAGGGTCAGCAGATTGGTTATGGAAATTCTATGATCATTACAGCTTTTGCTGCAGCCATGGTATTACTTATAGCATTTATCATGCTTGAAAGAAGAATTGTACACCCACTGTTAGATTTAACTATATTTAAAAATACCATATTTTCCTTAAGTATTTTTACAGCCTTTATATCTTTTACTTCCATAGGAAGTGTAAATATCTTGCAGCCTTTCTACCTGCAAAATGTGATTAAGCTTACTGCTGCAGCTACAGGCTTGGTTATGATGATATATCCAATCACAGTTTCTATTGTGGCCCCTATCAGCGGAAGTCTATCCGATAAGGTAGGGTCAGAGTTCTTGACTTTTTTAGGTCTATTATTTACATTGACAGGACTTTTCTTAATGTCTACACTTAATGAGTATTCAAGCATAGGAACAATGGCAATATTTACAGTTATTTTAGGTATAGGAAATGGCCTGTTTCAATCTCCCAATAACTCCTTAGTAATGTCTGCTGCAACACAAAGCAAGCTAGGGATTGCCGGAAGCATAAATGCCTTTGTGAGAAATTTGGGAATGGTCACAGGAGTATCCATATCCACAACGTTATTATATAGTACAATGAGTAATAAGCTTGGAACAAAGGTATCAGGATATGTTGCAGGAAGAGATGATGTATTTGTTTATGGTATGAGATATGTTTATATAACTGCAGGTTTAATTTGCTCTGTGGGAGTACTTTTGACGGCGGTGAGATTATACCAAAATAAAAAATTAAAAATCAGATTTAAAAAATGAAATCCAGTAGCAGCTGGATTTCTATATTTGGATAAATAACTGAAATATTGGATTGGGATAGAGCTTTGTAATAAAATAGGCACGTTCTGCACCAACGATACACAGAATACGTTTATCTTTATTGTCAGCTACTACTTGATTTTAATTTCCCCTATGTAATTTTTATATAGAATAGAAGAGTAAGTAAGATATATTTTTATTTTAATTCAGCGTTAAAACAGAAAAATTCCTTATTGTTAAAATGTTGATAAATACACCTTACTTTGCTAAAATCAATGTATATAACGAAGATTTATATAAATCAAATCTAATTAGAGTGAGGATTTTTATGGCAAGTATAAAGGATGTGGCTGAAAGATCAGGGGTTACAGTAACTACGGTTTCAAGAGTATTAAATAATAGGGGATATATTAGTGAAAACACTCGACAAAAGGTTTATAAGGCTATGGAGGAACTAAACTACCAACCAAATGAAATAGCCAGAGCTCTTTTGAAACGAAAGTCAAATTTAATTGGACTTATAATACCTAATGTATCGCACCCTTTTTTTGCTGAGCTTACAAACTACGTCGAGTATTATGCGTATAAAAACGGGTACAAGGTATTGCTATGTAATGCCTATCAAGATAGTAAAAAAGAAAAAGAATACATTAATATGTTAAAGAGAAATCAAGTTGACGGTATTATAATGGGAAGTCATACTCTTGAGACAGATGAATATCAAAATTTGAATATGCCTATAGTAGCTATAGACAGGTTTTTATCAGAGGACATTCCATATATAACATCAGATAACTATAAAGGTGGAGAAATTGCTACAAGCCTTCTCATAGATAAAGGTTGTAAAAAGTTAGCCCACATAAGTGGTCCATTAAGATTAAATACACCTGCAAATAAAAGGTATGAGTCTTTTATTGATGTTGTAAGAAAAAATAATAAGCCCTATGTAGTTATCGAAACAAAACTTAATAGTTTCGATAAGGAGGGATATAAGAGAATGATTTATACATTATTTAAAGAGCACCCTGATATTGATGGTATTTTTGCCAGCAGTGATCTGATTGCAGCTTGTATAGTTGAAGTTTCAAGTGCCCTGGGGAAGAAGATCCCTGAAGATATAAAGATAGTCGGATATGATGATACTTATATTGCATCGTTGATTGTTCCTGCACTAACAACCATCAGTCAGCCTATTAAAAAAATTGGAGAGATGGCAGTTGAGGTAATAATAAATGAGCTCAATGGAACAGAGGTTATTAAAAGCAACATATTACCGGTAAGTCTAGTTGAACGCAAAACAACATAAAAGGTATTTGATTAAAGTGGCGTGCTGTAATGATTAATTTATATCATTTCAGCACAGCCTTTTTTATATGCTGCTATTTATAATTAAATGTAACTAAAAAAGTTTATGTAAACGGTTGACATATGAAAAAAATAAGTATATACTAAAAATATATCAAACGTTTGACATATTTTTTACGGTGATATGTTAATCGTTTAATATATTATAAAAATGGAGGGGTAAAATATGAAAAAGTTTTTATCAATTGTTCTGGCAGTGGCCCTTGCTTCATCAATGGCAGGGTGTAGCTCAGCATCAACCTCAACCTCAAAGGACTCTCAAAATACATCAGAAGGCACGACAAATGAAAAAGTTAAAATAATAGTAACAAACGGAAAGGGTGAAATTGCCCAGCAGTTTGAACAGGCAGCAAAAGACTTTATGGCTGCAAATCCAGATATCATTGTGGAGCCTTATTCAGTGGCGGTAGGAGACTCTGTTAACATTCTTGATAAGCTTACAGCTTCAGGAGAGGTTGTCTCACTTGCTATGGTGGAACCAAGCTCTGTATCTGGAAGTGGTAAGTACCAAGCTATGGCAGCGGATTTGTCAAATGAAAAGTGGAATCAGGAAACAGTATATGGGTTTAAGAACGATGAAGGGCAGATTGTTGGATTTCCCTTTGCTATAGAAGGTTTTGGACTAGTTTACAATCAAAAGGTGTTAGATAAAGCAGTTGGTGGTACATTTGATCCATTTACAATAAATACACGAGATAAACTTATAGAGCTGCTTGATAAAATTCAAGCCAGCGGTATAAAATATCCAATAGCGTATCAGACAGAGGCTTGGTCTGTTGCTAATCATTACAGTTCACAATTCATAAATCAATCTAGTGATCCAGTTGCTTTAAACAAACAGATGATTAATGGTGAATTTGATTTTGCTAATAACGCAATATGGAATGGATACTATGACACTATGGATTTATTAGCATCCACCCAATATAACAAATATGGAGAGCGTCCACTTGGTCAATATTATGATGATGCTCATCTATCCGTTGGTAAAGGTGAAAGTGCTATGCTATTTAATGGAAACTGGGCTTATGATTCCCTAAAGGCTGTAGCAGGTGATAGCTTTGGATTTATACCGGTTCCGGTAGACAACGATCCGAACAATCCTTTAAATAATAAAATTGTTGCCGGACCAACTCAAATTATGATAGTAAATAAAAATGCAACTCCTCAACAGCAAGAAGCAGCGAAAAAATTCTTGAACTGGTTGGTATATGATCAAGTTGGACAAGATTTCATTGTTAACAAGTCCCAAATAGTATCTGCTTTCAAGAACAACCCTAATAAGGTAACAAATCCATTAGGAAAAGCGATAGCTGAGGCTATAGAAAAAGATAAGACAATATCCTTCAGTACGAACTACGTTGACACTGCTGAATATATGAATACATTGGGACCTGAAGTTCAAAAGTATATTGGCAAGAAAAGTACACGTGCAGATTTGGCAAAAGCCTTTGAAACATATTACAAGTCAAAGAAAAAGTAATTAAAATAACAAATTGAATTGAAAAAGTGGGTGAGTTTTAAACTCACCCATCAGTTTAGTAGAGAAATTAATGGTAGTTTTGCAGCGTACAAGTTTTTATTCAAATTAGAAGTGGAGGTAGCTTATGATATCGGAAAAAAAGCCATTGAAAAAACTTGGTGAGCAGATGTTCTTCACTCTTCCCACCATATTGGTATTTTCTATTACTGTATTAATTCCCTTTATATATGGTATATATCTAACCTTTATGAAAATGCCAACAGTTATAAGTACGCCGGTTTTTACCGGTCTATCCAATTATATAGCTGCAATTAAGGATCCTAAATTCTGGTCATCAATGGGGTTAACAGTAAAATATGTCTTATCTTCTATTTTTCTTGTAAATGCTTTGGGATTTACCTTAGCATACCTTGTTACTTCAGGCATTAGAGGACAGAACTTTTTTAGAACCTCTTTATTTACTCCCAATCTTATCGGAGGATTAGTGCTTGGTTACATTTGGCAGTTTATTTTTGTTCAGACCTTACCAGCCTTTGGTCAAAAGTTTGGCCTTGAAATATTTAGACTGGGCTGGCTTGGGGATGAAAAGTTAGCTTTCTGGGCGGTTGTAATAGTTACAGTATGGCAATTATCCGGTTATATGATGATTATTTTTATTGCAGGCCTGGTAAATGTTCCAAGGGATGTCATTGAGGCTTCAACTATAGATGGTGCTAATGCTTGGCATCGACTAACTAAAATAACACTGCCCTTGATGAGACCGGCTTTTGTTATTACTATATTTATGACCTTAAAAAATACCTTCATGGTATATGATATTAATTACTCACTGACAGCGGGTGGACCATACAATAGTACAATGATGGTTACAATGAATATTGTAAATAAAGCCTTTGTCGAGAATAATTACGGTATAGGACAAGCAGAAGCAATAATTCTGTTTATAATAGTGGCTATTGTATCTGGAATACAAGTATATATTGGGAAAAAAGGGGAGGTAGAAGCATAATGGAAAAGCGAAAGTTAATAAATAAAACCTTAGTTTATGTATTTTTAGTCCTTTCCTTCATAATCTTTGTTTTCCCATTCTTTTTAATGATTATTAATTCCTTTAAAAGTAATGGTGAAATACTGGAAAATCCTTTTGCCATGCCTAAAACATTGAACTTTAATCACTTTATTGAAGTAATCCAGAAGATGAATTTTGGTGTTACATTTATAAACAGTCTCGTTATTACAGTTATAAGTACAATATTAATACTGTTATTTTCAGCTATGTGTGCCTATTACCTGGTAAGAAAAAACAGTAAGTTTAATAAATTACTCTTTTCAATATTGGTGGCTTCAATGATAATTCCGTTTCAATCTATTATGATTCCGCTGATGTATATATACGGAGCAAAACTAAATCTAATTGAGAAGGTACCAGTACATCTATTGATTGTTTTTTATGCAGGTTTTGGAAGTGCCCTTTCAGTTTTTATATTCCACGGCTTTATAAAATCAATCCCTCTTGAATTAGAAGAAGCGGCTTTAATAGATGGATGTGGTCGTATAAGGACCTTTTTCAAAATTGTGTTCCCCATACTTGCACCAACATCTATGACCATTGCCATATTAAATGTAATGTGGATTTGGAACGACTACTTGCTGCCATCACTTATACTCAATAAAAGGAATCTTTACACTATGCCAATACAGATGAAAGTATTTAATGGAACTTATATGAATAATTGGGAGCTGCTCATACCTGCACTTCTCTTGACAATACTGCCAATACTCATAGTTTATTTCATTGCTCAAAAATATATTATTGAAGGGGTAATGCAGGGATCGATAAAATAATTAACATATCGTAGAAGTACTGGAGGAAACAGAGTATGGATAACCATAAAAGAAGTTGGTGGAAGGAAAGTGTGGTATATCAGATTTATCCACGTAGTTTTCAGGATACAAATGATGATGGAATTGGAGATTTGCGTGGAATCATTAACAGACTACCATATTTGCAGGAACTTGGCATTGATGCAATATGGTTGTGTCCGGTTTATGATTCACCTAATAATGATAATGGGTATGATATACGTGATTACTTTTCAATTATGAAAGAGTTTGGAACAATGGAAGATATGCTTGAGCTTATAAGTCAAGCAAAGAAATGTGGAATCCGTATACTTATGGATCTTGTTGCTAATCATACATCAGATGAACATGCATGGTTTATGGAGTCTAGAAAAAAGGATAGCAGTAAAAGGGATTGGTATATTTGGAGACCAGGTAAGGATGGTAATGAACCAACAAATTGGGAGTCTATTTTTGGTGGTTCTGCATGGGAATATGATGAAGCTTCAGGAGAATATTATCTCCATGCTTTTTCTAAGAAACAACCGGACTTGAACTGGGAAAATGCTGATGTGAGAGATGCTGTATATTCACTGATGGATTGGTGGCTTGATAAGGGAATAGCGGGTTTTCGACTGGATGCCATAACATTCTTAAAGAAAGATCAGAGATATCCCCAGCTAAAGTTAATTGACAACCGTCCATATGTGGGGGCTAGTGATGCTTGGCTAAATCAACCAGGGCTTTTAGACTTTCTTCAGGAGATGAAACAGAAAGTATTGATGCCTAGAGAAGCGGTAACAGTAGCAGAGGCTCCAGGTGTGGATATCACACAAGTTCAAGATTTTTTGGATGAAGAAAAAGGTGTATTCAATATGCTTTTTCAATTTGATCATATAGATCTTGATATAAAAGGTGTACCTAAAGGAGAGTTAAGAAAGTGGAAACTGAGTGAATTTAAGGGGGCTATGGCTAAATGGCAGAAGGCTACACAAGATTATGGGTGGATGGCTCTATATATGGAAAACCATGATCAAGTAAGGTCAGTATCCAAGTTTGGGAATGATGATATATATCGGGTAGAATCTTCAAAAATGCTTGCGGCTTACTATATGCTGATGAGGGGAACCCCATTTATATATCAAGGGCAAGAAATAGGCATGACAAATTGCAGTTTTGATTCTATTGATGAATATAGGGATGTAGATGCAATAAACTTTTACAAGATTGAAACAGAACGTGGCAGGAGTAAAGATTATATAATGGATTACCTGGCTAAAAGGAGCCGTGACAATGGAAGGACACCTATGCAGTGGAGCGAGGAGCCTATGGGGGGATTTACAAGGGGAGTGCCTTGGATTAAGGTGAATCCTAACTATAAGCTTATAAATGTTGAGCAGTCACTAAAGGATGACAATTCTGTTTTAAATTTCTATAAGAGGATCATAAGGCTCCGCAAGGAGAACAAGGCGTTAATATATGGATCCTTTAAGGAAGTGTTTGAGGATTCTGATATTATTGGAGGATATATAAGAACCTTTGAGAATGAAATCTGGACTGTAATATGTAATTTTACAGGAAACCTAGTTCATATTCCTAAGATAGCTGACAAATATATTGTACTAACCAATATAAGTGAACATCAACAGGGTGTACTTAAGCCTTTTCAGGCACTTGTATGTAAATCCACCAAAGATGACCCACTGGTACTCGAATAACATTGAACGAGAATGGTAATGTCAAAACAGTATATTGATAAGGTGGTGAGTTGGATTTTTACATTTGATAATAAAATAAAGTTAGAAAATAGACAATATGATCTTTTAACTATCGGAGAGCTTCTTATTGATATGATATCAGAGAATTATGATGATATGTTTGAAGGTAAAACCTATAATAAATTTTTTGGTGGATCACCGGCTAATATAGCGATGAATACAAAAAAGTTAGGTATAAGTGCTAATATAGTAGCGGCTGTAGGTAAGGATGGATTTGGAGATTTTTTAATTAAGCAGCTTAAAGCCTCAAAAATAGATACCGGCTGTATTCAAAAAGTTGATAGTTCAACAAGCTTGGTTATAGTCACAAAGAGTAAGAATAGCCCAATCCCAATATTTTACAGGGGAGCTGACTATCACTTATCTTACAATCCGAAGCTGGAGGAGATGATTAAAAACTCCAAAATAGTTCACTTTTCGAGTTGGCCATTATCAAGGCAACCTGCACGAGATACAATAGAAAGGGCAATTAAGGAAGCAAGGAAGAACAATAATATAATTTGTTTTGATCCTAATTACCATCCTATGCTATGGAAATCGGATAAAGATGGAGTTGAATATATCAAAGCGTTAATAGCTCAAGTTGATATAATAAAGCCATCAGAAGACGATGCAGAAAGAATATTTGGTAAGGATTCTAGTGAAAAGCAAGTTGCAAAGTTCTTAAAGCTTGGTGCTAAGCTTGTCATAATGACCATGGGAAGTCAAGGTGCTGTAGTATCAAATGGTGTGGAAACTATCAAATTTGATACTCTTGCATCGGAAATAGTAGATACCACCGGTGCAGGCGATGCCTTCTGGTCAGGGTTTTATGCAGCTATTGTAAAAGGATATACAATTAGAGAAGCTTTAAATTTTGGATTTGCAGTAAGCGCATATAAATTAAGGTATGTTGGAGCAGTGGTGGAATTGCCAAAACTTGAGGTAATTAAAAAAGTATACAATTTATAAAAGAAGGAGGAAATTTAACATGACGGTAAAAAATATGGTGCAGCTAATTACTTACCCGGACTCTTTAGGGGGCAATCTGAAAAGTTTAAATAGCTTGCTGCAAAAATATTTTTTAGATATATTTAAAGGTGGGGTTCATATACTGCCACCCTTTCCTTCTTCAGGTGACAGAGGCTTCGCTCCGCTAACCTATTTAGAGATAGAGCCTAAATTTGGTACTTGGGAGGATATAAAGACAATCGGAAAGAGTTTTGATGTTATGGTTGATTTGATGGTAAATCATATCTCAAGACAGTCAGAGTATTTTCAGGACTTTTTAAAAAAAGGAAGAGAGTCAAAGTATATAGATTTATTTATTACCTTGGATAAGCTTTGGAAGGATGGCAAGCCTCTTAAGGAGGATATTGATAAAATGTTTCTTAGGAGAGCACTTCCATATTCTACTTTTAAAATAGAGAAAACCGGTAATGTAGAAATGGTTTGGACAACTTTTGGAAAAACAGACCCTTCAGAGCAAATCGATATCGATATTAATTCTAGCATTACCAGGGAACTCCTAACCCAGTTATTTATGAATTTTAGTGAAAACAATGTAAAAATAGTAAGGTTAGATGCTGTTGGATATGTTATAAAGAAACTTGGTACTAGCTGCTTTTTTGTTGAACCGGAGATCTATGAATTTCTGGATTGGATAAAGGAAGTGGCTAACTCATTAGGAATAGAATTACTTCCTGAGGTTCATTCACATTACTCTATTCAATACAAGTTATCGGAAAAGGGGTTCTGGATTTATGACTTTATTCTTCCATACAGCATATTGGAAGCACTAATAAATAAATCCAGCGAGAAACTAAACCAATATATAAAGACTCGTCCTCACAAACAGTTTACAATGCTTGATTGCCACGACGGTATTCCTGTAAAGCCAGATATGGATGGAATTATTGATACTAAAGAAGCAAGAAAGCTGGTTGAAATATGCTTGGAAAGAGGAGCAAACCTAAGTCTTATATTATCTCAGCAACATAAGGCTGAAGATGGCTTTGATGTTCATCAAATAAGAGGCTCTTACTACTCTATGTTAAATTGTGATGATGAGGCATATTTAGCTGCCAGAGCTATACAATTTTTTGTTCCAGGGATTCCTCAGGTGTACTATGTGGGCCTGTTGGCAGGTGAAAATGACTATGAGGCAGTAAAGGCTACAGGAGAAGGAAGAGAAATAAATAGGCATAATTACAGCATCGAAGAGGTAGAACAAGCTTTGGAAAAGGATGTAGTGAAGAGATTACTCAGGCTTATAAAATTCAGAAATGAATATCCTGCTTTTGATGGAGAATTTAAGATTATAGAAAGTAAAAGAGATGAAATTATTATGAAATGGACAAAGGATAATAAAGAGTGTACTCTCATTGTAGATTTGAAAACTTATAAGTCAATAATTAATTATGTTGATGAATCTGAAAATAACGTTCAATTCAAAATTTAATAAAATATCTATAAAAAAAACTCCATCTATAACTATATGAATCACAGAGTAGAAGGTCTTTTAGAAATTCAAAAGCAGAATCTCTGTTAATTGGGTGATTGGGGGAGAGGTATTGATTAAGGAATTGTATATAATAAGACATGGAGAGGCACAATACCTTAGTGGGTGAAGCTTTAACAGGAGGATGGACAGAATAGATGAAATTTCAAAGGAAACGGTAGTCATAATTCATAAGGATATAAGATAAAAGGAAGGTTAATGTATTACCTTCCTTTTGTAGGAAATGAGTATTGTGAGTTAACTGAAAATATAATATAAATCTATGGAAAAACCATCTAAAAGTTTTGATGAAACCTGACCGGTTGTAGTCTTTATATCAAATTGTTCATACATTTCTTCATCATTTAAAGTATATACCGTAATAAAATCGAGCATTGGGTTTACAATCCAATACTCCTTAACACAGTATTTCATATATAAATTCAGCTTAGTAATTAAATCGTGTGACTGATTCGAAGGACTAAGTATTTCTACAATGAGAGCAGGAACACCAATATATTTTGATTCAGTAAATCCTTTTTTATCACAGATAATACTTATATCCGGTATTACAATTTTGGTACCCTCTATATCTTTACGTTTTAATTCTATATCATAAGAAGGGCTAAATACTTCGCAGGGACTTTTCTGGAGAAATGTTCCAACTTTAATTGAAGTCTTCCGGAAACTCTTTGATGTTTGGTTGATGGAGAGGGTGACATATATACTATTCCGTCTATATATTCTAATAAGTCTTCGGTTTTTTCACGCATAGCTGAATAATCTTCATAAGATATAAAATTATTTTGAGCCAATCCCATAATATTCACTCCTCATTTTGTATTATCTTATATTATATCATAATTTAGTCTAGTTAATCATTGAGGCATATATAGGATTGCTTTATAAATATAGCCACAATATTTCTTCAAGAAAAAAAGCTCCGTGTGATTCCGCTTATTCAGTGTCTTCAGCCATTAGTTTTCTGCTCTATACTTTCTAACATAATCCTCAAAATTCCAACTTTTTAAAAACTCCATAGCACTTCTATAGCCATATTTATATAAAAGATAGATCTGTTCCTTAGATATATCAAAGTCCGTGACTTCTACTCCAGCAGTAGGTATTTCTATGGAACGGACTTTGTTTTTTTCCAGCATATGTTCTGTAAGTTGACCCTGTGACATTGTGTGGGCTACATCCATCAGGAAGGAAAGGGCATCCGTTCTGCCGGTGGATGTAAAGCTGGAACGGTTACTATCAAATTTAAAACCTATGGTAGGCCATCGTGGTATACCTGGGACATCAAATATGTTTATGGGATAATTGCAGCAGATGCAGCCATCAACAATTAGGCTTATAACGTTTTTATATCGAAGTTTCACCGGTTTAAAATAAAAGGGAATGCTTATGCTCATTCGTACAGCTTTTGCAATGGGAAACTCCATTGAATCTATTCCGTAATATACTAAATCGTCGGGTAATATCACCATGCAGCGTCTTGTTATATCAGAGGCTATGATTTTTAACGGGCTTTCTCCATTTTCACTTATATCACCAAAGGTTTGCACACCTTTATCATCTAAGAGATCTTCCAGCCATTTTTCTACATAATCGCCGGAATAAATAGAGTTTTCAACCAATACACCAAGGGGCTTCCCTATGATGGGAATGCTTCTATAGCCGCTTCTATCTCTGAACTTCTCAAAGTTAGTTTCTATCAATATTTTTTTTAACTCTCTTGCAGTATAGCCCGCAGTGAGCAGTGAAGCTATCAGTGCGCCCACTGAGGTCCCTGCTGCTCTGACCCACCGGTAACCACGTTCTTCCATATAGTTAAGTGCACCTACGTAACCTATACCTCTAATTCCCCCACCTTCAAAAACAGCATCGGCAATTATATTAAACACCTCCTTTATATGAGGGGTAAAAATTCCTATATACATGATATTCCTAGATGGTTTAAAAGGTTACAAAGTAAATATAAAAAATATTGATAGTTATTGAACACAACGTTAAAATAAATTTAATGTTATAAATATTTTAAACAAGCTTGTAATTATGGAAGTGAGTATTGAGAAAAAAGAGGAGCAATAAGAAAGCTGATGGCATACAATATATAATTTACCCATGACTACAATATTTGCTATAATGGGTGGTATAA is from Clostridium thermarum and encodes:
- a CDS encoding MFS transporter — its product is MTEEREAKVFKDRWWILLIVVISPFMSTLDSSIVNVALPVMADEMSVDMASIEWVVTSYLIVISGTILFFGRLGDIKGKTTVFKWGFFIFTLGSLFCGIAKTLPMLIISRVVQAIGAAGTMANSQGIITHIFPSKERGRALGISATAVALGTMIGPPLGGLIVSAFKWQYIFLINVPVGIVAIIAAMRILPKGARKDESIDLKGAILFGISIALTFYTLSKGQQIGYGNSMIITAFAAAMVLLIAFIMLERRIVHPLLDLTIFKNTIFSLSIFTAFISFTSIGSVNILQPFYLQNVIKLTAAATGLVMMIYPITVSIVAPISGSLSDKVGSEFLTFLGLLFTLTGLFLMSTLNEYSSIGTMAIFTVILGIGNGLFQSPNNSLVMSAATQSKLGIAGSINAFVRNLGMVTGVSISTTLLYSTMSNKLGTKVSGYVAGRDDVFVYGMRYVYITAGLICSVGVLLTAVRLYQNKKLKIRFKK
- a CDS encoding LacI family DNA-binding transcriptional regulator, with product MASIKDVAERSGVTVTTVSRVLNNRGYISENTRQKVYKAMEELNYQPNEIARALLKRKSNLIGLIIPNVSHPFFAELTNYVEYYAYKNGYKVLLCNAYQDSKKEKEYINMLKRNQVDGIIMGSHTLETDEYQNLNMPIVAIDRFLSEDIPYITSDNYKGGEIATSLLIDKGCKKLAHISGPLRLNTPANKRYESFIDVVRKNNKPYVVIETKLNSFDKEGYKRMIYTLFKEHPDIDGIFASSDLIAACIVEVSSALGKKIPEDIKIVGYDDTYIASLIVPALTTISQPIKKIGEMAVEVIINELNGTEVIKSNILPVSLVERKTT
- a CDS encoding ABC transporter substrate-binding protein, yielding MKKFLSIVLAVALASSMAGCSSASTSTSKDSQNTSEGTTNEKVKIIVTNGKGEIAQQFEQAAKDFMAANPDIIVEPYSVAVGDSVNILDKLTASGEVVSLAMVEPSSVSGSGKYQAMAADLSNEKWNQETVYGFKNDEGQIVGFPFAIEGFGLVYNQKVLDKAVGGTFDPFTINTRDKLIELLDKIQASGIKYPIAYQTEAWSVANHYSSQFINQSSDPVALNKQMINGEFDFANNAIWNGYYDTMDLLASTQYNKYGERPLGQYYDDAHLSVGKGESAMLFNGNWAYDSLKAVAGDSFGFIPVPVDNDPNNPLNNKIVAGPTQIMIVNKNATPQQQEAAKKFLNWLVYDQVGQDFIVNKSQIVSAFKNNPNKVTNPLGKAIAEAIEKDKTISFSTNYVDTAEYMNTLGPEVQKYIGKKSTRADLAKAFETYYKSKKK
- a CDS encoding carbohydrate ABC transporter permease; the protein is MISEKKPLKKLGEQMFFTLPTILVFSITVLIPFIYGIYLTFMKMPTVISTPVFTGLSNYIAAIKDPKFWSSMGLTVKYVLSSIFLVNALGFTLAYLVTSGIRGQNFFRTSLFTPNLIGGLVLGYIWQFIFVQTLPAFGQKFGLEIFRLGWLGDEKLAFWAVVIVTVWQLSGYMMIIFIAGLVNVPRDVIEASTIDGANAWHRLTKITLPLMRPAFVITIFMTLKNTFMVYDINYSLTAGGPYNSTMMVTMNIVNKAFVENNYGIGQAEAIILFIIVAIVSGIQVYIGKKGEVEA
- a CDS encoding carbohydrate ABC transporter permease encodes the protein MEKRKLINKTLVYVFLVLSFIIFVFPFFLMIINSFKSNGEILENPFAMPKTLNFNHFIEVIQKMNFGVTFINSLVITVISTILILLFSAMCAYYLVRKNSKFNKLLFSILVASMIIPFQSIMIPLMYIYGAKLNLIEKVPVHLLIVFYAGFGSALSVFIFHGFIKSIPLELEEAALIDGCGRIRTFFKIVFPILAPTSMTIAILNVMWIWNDYLLPSLILNKRNLYTMPIQMKVFNGTYMNNWELLIPALLLTILPILIVYFIAQKYIIEGVMQGSIK
- a CDS encoding alpha-glucosidase encodes the protein MDNHKRSWWKESVVYQIYPRSFQDTNDDGIGDLRGIINRLPYLQELGIDAIWLCPVYDSPNNDNGYDIRDYFSIMKEFGTMEDMLELISQAKKCGIRILMDLVANHTSDEHAWFMESRKKDSSKRDWYIWRPGKDGNEPTNWESIFGGSAWEYDEASGEYYLHAFSKKQPDLNWENADVRDAVYSLMDWWLDKGIAGFRLDAITFLKKDQRYPQLKLIDNRPYVGASDAWLNQPGLLDFLQEMKQKVLMPREAVTVAEAPGVDITQVQDFLDEEKGVFNMLFQFDHIDLDIKGVPKGELRKWKLSEFKGAMAKWQKATQDYGWMALYMENHDQVRSVSKFGNDDIYRVESSKMLAAYYMLMRGTPFIYQGQEIGMTNCSFDSIDEYRDVDAINFYKIETERGRSKDYIMDYLAKRSRDNGRTPMQWSEEPMGGFTRGVPWIKVNPNYKLINVEQSLKDDNSVLNFYKRIIRLRKENKALIYGSFKEVFEDSDIIGGYIRTFENEIWTVICNFTGNLVHIPKIADKYIVLTNISEHQQGVLKPFQALVCKSTKDDPLVLE
- a CDS encoding carbohydrate kinase family protein; this translates as MSKQYIDKVVSWIFTFDNKIKLENRQYDLLTIGELLIDMISENYDDMFEGKTYNKFFGGSPANIAMNTKKLGISANIVAAVGKDGFGDFLIKQLKASKIDTGCIQKVDSSTSLVIVTKSKNSPIPIFYRGADYHLSYNPKLEEMIKNSKIVHFSSWPLSRQPARDTIERAIKEARKNNNIICFDPNYHPMLWKSDKDGVEYIKALIAQVDIIKPSEDDAERIFGKDSSEKQVAKFLKLGAKLVIMTMGSQGAVVSNGVETIKFDTLASEIVDTTGAGDAFWSGFYAAIVKGYTIREALNFGFAVSAYKLRYVGAVVELPKLEVIKKVYNL